A single Lactuca sativa cultivar Salinas chromosome 8, Lsat_Salinas_v11, whole genome shotgun sequence DNA region contains:
- the LOC111911192 gene encoding pollen-specific leucine-rich repeat extensin-like protein 1 codes for MVRRNLTSSPSHSDPKDDQSAGDDDKGQHKGSPRGNTPPQSPTPMDLVNDSVPSPLPSPPKTIVQVTVAPPPISSTPLVSTIAPPPPVIFTPITTAPLPPPIFSNPTFTSTPIITSAIDSSVNINTSDVGGQTEEPPKVTTDPLSPTPSSDSNPVLGRADF; via the coding sequence ATGGTTCGTAGAAACCTCACTTCTTCACCTTCACATTCAGACCCGAAGGACGACCAGTCTGCAGGTGATGATGACAAAGGGCAACATAAAGGTTCACCTAGGGGTAATACACCTCCTCAGTCTCCAACTCCTATGGATCTTGTTAATGATTCTGTTCCATCACCCCTTCCATCTCCACCCAAGACAATCGTTCAGGTCACCGTTGCTCCTCCACCCATATCTTCAACACCACTAGTTTCCACTATTGCTCCACCACCGCCTGTCATTTTTACTCCAATCACTACCGCCCCATTACCACCACCTATTTTCTCCAACCCAACCTTCACCTCTACACCTATCATCACTTCAGCCATAGATTCTTCTGTCAACATCAACACATCTGATGTGGGGGGGCAGACTGAAGAACCTCCAAAAGTCACCACAGATCCTCTTTCACCAACTCCTTCTAGTGATTCTAATCCAGTTCTTGGAAGAGCTGATTTTTAA